From the genome of Glycine max cultivar Williams 82 chromosome 2, Glycine_max_v4.0, whole genome shotgun sequence, one region includes:
- the AP2-8 gene encoding dehydration-responsive element-binding protein 2C-like, producing MGAYDQVSLKPLDSSRKRKSRSRGDGSKSVAETIAKWKEYNEHLYSGKDDSRTTRKAPAKGSKKGCMKGKGGPQNSQCNYRGVRQRTWGKWVGEIREPNRGSRLWLGTFSSAQEAALAYDEAARAMYATAASDTTTTTSNQSEVCAVEDVIEKPANVNDKFNDCHKAYVSASPTSRMKQEPKDEAVDHMDTGAGEIQDVGLEGTHDTGQSFSADELFQVDELLGLIDNNPIDNSVLMQDGNPQVDDTPSSFIYQLQNPDAKLLGSLPHMEQTPSGVDYGLDFLKTVEPGDYNDCILTRKGAFLVGGFGFWGGKNMTQFNLV from the exons ATGGGTGCTTATGATCAAGTTTCTCTTAAGCCATTGGATTCTTCTAGAAAGAGGAAAAGTAGGAGCAGAGGGGATGGGTCCAAATCTGTGGCTGAGACTATTGCAAAGTGGAAGGAATACAATGAGCATCTTTATTCTGGCAAAGATGATAGTAGAACAACTCGTAAGGCGCCGGCTAAAGGTTCGAAGAAAGGGTGCATGAAAGGGAAGGGAGGACCTCAAAATTCTCAGTGTAACTACAGAGGAGTTAGGCAGAGGACATGGGGGAAATGGGTTGGTGAGATTAGGGAACCCAATAGAGGAAGCAGGCTTTGGTTGGGTACCTTCTCTTCTGCCCAGGAAGCTGCTCTTGCCTATGATGAAGCTGCTAGAGCTATGTATG CAACTGCAGCATCTGACACTACTACTACAACATCGAACCAATCGGAGGTTTGTGCTGTTGAGGATGTTATCGAGAAACCTGCGAATGTGAATGATAAGTTTAATGATTGTCATAAGGCTTACGTATCTGCCTCACCAACTAGTAGAATGAAGCAAGAGCCTAAGGATGAGGCTGTGGACCACATGGACACAGGGGCTGGGGAAATTCAAGATGTCGGACTAGAAGGAACACATGATACTGGGCAG AGCTTTTCCGCGGATGAGTTATTTCAGGTGGATGAACTTTTGGGGCTTATAGATAATAACCCAATTGATAACTCTGTGTTGATGCAAG ATGGTAATCCTCAGGTTGACGATACTCCTTCAAGCTTTATTTATCAGTTGCAAAATCCAGATGCCAAGTTGTTAGGAAGTTTGCCCCATATGGAGCAGACACCATCGGGTGTTGATTATGGATTAGATTTCTTGAAAACAGTGGAGCCAGGGGACTATAATG ACTGCATTTTGACACGTAAGGGCGCTTTCCTTGTTGGGGGGTTTGGTTTTTGGGGGGGAAAAAACATGACACAGTTCAACTTGGTTTAG
- the LOC100785036 gene encoding SNF2 domain-containing protein CLASSY 2: MAHRKRRLDQLKHPFSPHPFEAVAFGSWQAVEFIKIEAGTMSMHFADNHHVVMEKGPLSDIRIRSRKATLPDCSRFLRPGIDVCVLSAPQQSDDADAGINLDPVWTDAKISSVQRKPHDSECSCQFYVNFYVHQGSLGAELRTLNKEIKVVGINQISILQKLESTPCENQHYRWASSEDCSIISHTKLLLGKVLCDLSWLVVTTALKKKVSFCVRSLEDKLVYQVLERDTTVSTSLNNESHIDVVNFKTEKGTLFSIVSQVATLKTKRVEPEQESHEDKESPSYNVEGLRRSKRRNVQPERYLGCEKVSQIDVGSFRNLPPVKINTWKDDDVDHEMNIPLAGLFSLQKKFLEGDTDNHQKVKKASSCRELVVYQRKKTKSQKVKSGGDDQNEHQNHLAIIALPAQHDPVEVIHCDDLNDKVTRSYGHESSEVSSKYRHLIGTTSKKNDIKLLTFESHNHAAKSDDADKIDDLSSRYHYSYGTPKSQRMGLSDLDDMVDLGNKWEGISSSKGFQGKKQRTTYLRSRDHGEQKRYNYKDRSLNAAAYKDLINSYLKNMNTRPTNEESAIADQWKQSETPSNIGQKTETQMLDEEDAEEESEMDMLWRELEVSLASCYLEEETEDSHAAVFTETLENPNPGCPHDFRMNEEIGIYCYRCGFVSTEIKYITPPFIQHSVRHQEEKQSPEEDSKTKPDEDDDIDLLPALDSPEKLVSQENENVWALIPELKAKLHAHQKKAFEFLWQNIAGSMDPELMETASKRRGGCVISHTPGAGKTFLIIAFLVSYLKLFPGKRPLVLAPKTTLYTWYKEFIKWDIPIPVYLIHGRRTYRVFKQKSSIVIPGVPKPTDDVKHVLDCLEKIQKWHSHPSVLIMGYTSFLTLMREDSKFAHRKYMAKVLRESPGIMVLDEGHNPRSTKSRLRKVLMKVQTELRILLSGTLFQNNFCEYFNTLCLARPKFIHEVLKALDSKYKRKGKVAKKASHLLESRARKFFLDQIAKKIDSNNGRERRQGLKMLRNVTNGFIDVYEGRSSDGLPGLQIYTLLMNSTDTQHEILHELHKKMARVNGYPLELELLITLGSIHPWLVKSAVCAEKFFTPAQLMELEKCKFDLRIGSKVKFVLSLIYRVVKKEKVLIFCHNIAPVKLFVEYFEKYFGWTKGREVLVLSGELELFERGRVMDKFEEPGGVAKILLASITACAEGISLTAASRVIMLDSEWNPSKTKQAIARAFRPGQQKVVYVYQLLVTGSLEEDKYKRTTWKEWVSSMIFSEAFVEDPSQWQAEKIEDYILREMVAEDRSKSFHMIMKNEKTSTNK; this comes from the exons ATGGCACACAGAAAAAGGCGTTTAGATCAACTCAAGCATCCATTCAGTCCTCACC CATTTGAAGCAGTTGCATTTGGCTCATGGCAAGCTGTGGAGTTCATAAAAATTGAGGCAGGAACTATGTCCATGCATTTTGCAGATAATCATCATGTGGTTATGGAGAAAGGACCCTTGTCAGATATTCGAATAAGGTCAAGGAAAGCTACTTTACCTGATTGCTCGCGTTTTCTTCGTCCTGGAATTGACGTATGTGTACTATCTGCCCCTCAACAATCTGATGATGCAGATGCAGGAATTAATCTCGACCCT GTTTGGACTGATGCCAAAATAAGCTCTGTACAAAGAAAACCTCATGACTCAGAGTGCTCGTGTCAGTTTTATGTCAACTTCTATGTTCATCAAGGTTCACTCGGTGCAGAGCTAAGAACTCTTAATAAGGAGATCAAAGTAGTTGGAATCAATCAAATATCCATCCTCCAAAAACTTGAAAGTACTCCTTGTGAAAATCAGCACTACCGGTGGGCATCATCCGAGGACTGTTCCATTATATCACACACTAAATTGCTTCTGGGAAAAGTGTTATGTGATCTTTCATGGTTAGTTGTTACCACAGCTTTAAAGAAGAAGGTTTCATTCTGCGTAAGATCTCTAGAAGACAAGCTGGTGTATCAAGTTTTGGAAAGGGATACTACTGTTAGCACTTCATTGAACAATGAGTCTCACATTGATGTTGTGAAtttcaaaacagaaaaaggCACGTTATTTTCCATTGTTTCTCAAGTAGCTACACTTAAAACTAAGAGGGTTGAACCTGAACAGGAATCCCATGAAGATAAAGAATCACCATCTTACAATGTTGAGGGCTTACGGCGTTCCAAGCGTCGGAATGTACAGCCTGAGCGTTACCTTGGCTGTGAAAAAGTTTCCCAGATTGATGTTGGTTCTTTCAGAAACTTACCACCAGTTAAGATAAACACTTGGAAAGATGATGATGTTGATCATGAAATGAATATACCATTAGCTGGCCTGTTTAGTTTGCAGAAGAAGTTTTTAGAAGGGGATACTGACAATCATCAAAAGGTCAAGAAGGCGAGCTCGTGCCGGGAGCTTGTGGTGTACCAAAGGAAGAAGACTAAATCCCAGAAAGTAAAGTCAGGAGGTGATGATCAGAATGAACATCAAAATCATCTTGCTATTATTGCTCTTCCTGCTCAACATGATCCGGTAGAAGTTATACATTGTGATGATCTAAATGACAAGGTTACTAGAAGTTATGGTCATGAATCCTCTGAAGTTTCTTCCAAGTATCGTCATCTAATCGGTACCACTTCAAAGAAGAACGATATTAAATTGTTAACTTTTGAGTCTCATAATCATGCTGCAAAGTCAGATGATGCAGACAAGATTGATGATTTGTCATCGAGATATCATTATAGTTATGGCACCCCTAAGTCACAGAGGATGGGTTTAAGTGATCTGGATGATATGGTGGATCTTGGAAATAAATGGGAAGGGATTAGTTCCAGTAAAGGATTTCAAGGGAAAAAACAGCGTACGACATATTTAAGAAGTAGAGATCATGGAGAACAAAAAAGATACAATTATAAAGACAGATCCTTAAATGCAGCTGCCTACAAGGATTTGATAAATTCGTACTTGAAGAATATGAATACAAGACCAACCAATGAAGAATCAGCTATTGCTGACCAATGGAAGCAAAGCGAAACACCAAGCAACATTGGGCAAAAGACGGAAACTCAGATGCTTGATGAAGAGGATGCAGAAGAAGAATCTGAAATGGATATGCTGTGGAGAGAACTGGAAGTGTCATTGGCATCATGTTATCTAGAAGAAGAGACAGAG GATTCACATGCTGCTGTTTTCACCGAGACTCTGGAAAATCCGAACCCAGGTTGTCCTCATGATTTCAGAATGAATGAAGAAATTGGAATTTACTGCTATAGATGTGGCTTTGTGAGCACTGAGATCAAATATATTACACCACCCTTT ATTCAACATTCAGTGCGACACCAAGAGGAGAAGCAGAGCCCTGAAGAAGATTCGAAGACCAAGCCTGATGAGGACGATGACATAGATCTTTTGCCAGCTCTAGACTCTCCTGAGAAACTTGTAtctcaagaaaatgaaaacgtTTGGGCGTTAATTCCCGAACTTAAAGCAAAGTTGCATGCCCACCAGAAGAAAGCATTTGAGTTTCTTTGGCAAAACATTGCAGGGTCCATGGACCCGGAATTGATGGAAACTGCATCCAAAAGAAGAGGTGGCTGTGTGATATCCCATACTCCTGGAGCAGGAAAAACTTTTCTCATTATTGCTTTTCTTGTTAGCTACTTGAAGTTATTCCCAGGGAAGAGGCCACTAGTCCTTGCTCCAAAGACAACACTCTATACTTGGTACAAGGAATTTATCAAGTGGGATATTCCTATACCAGTTTATCTGATTCATGGTCGTAGAACCTACCGTGTATTCAAGCAGAAATCGTCGATTGTTATTCCTGGAGTTCCTAAGCCCACTGATGATGTCAAGCATGTTTTGGATTGCCTTGAGAAGATACAAAAATGGCATTCGCACCCGAGTGTTCTTATCATGGGTTATACTTCCTTTTTAACATTGATGCGAGAGGATTCGAAGTTTGCACACAGGAAATATATGGCTAAGGTATTGAGGGAAAGCCCCGGGATCATGGTGCTGGATGAAGGGCACAATCCTAGAAGCACCAAATCTAGGTTGAGAAAAGTTTTAATGAAAGTGCAGACAGAACTGAGAATACTGCTTTCTGGTACATTGTTTCAGAACAATTTCTGCGAGTACTTCAACACTTTGTGCTTGGCAAGGCCAAAGTTTATTCATGAAGTACTGAAAGCATTGGACTCCAAATACAAGAGGAAAGGGAAAGTTGCAAAAAAAGCGAGTCATTTATTAGAGTCGCGGGCTAGAAAGTTCTTCTTAGACCAAATTGCCAAGAAAATTGACTCGAATAATGGTAGGGAGAGGCGGCAGGGTCTAAAGATGTTGAGAAATGTGACAAATGGTTTCATAGATGTGTATGAAGGTAGGAGTTCTGATGGTCTACCTGGTTTGCAAATTTATACATTACTGATGAATTCAACTGATACACAGCATGAGATTTTGCATGAACTGCACAAGAAAATGGCCAGAGTCAATGGATACCCTCTGGAGTTAGAGCTTTTGATAACTCTAGGTTCAATACATCCTTGGTTGGTGAAATCAGCAGTATGTGCTGAGAAATTTTTCACTCCTGCGCAATTGATGGAGCTAGAAAAATGCAAGTTTGATCTGAGAATAGGGTCCAAAGTAAAATTTGTTTTGAGCCTTATCTACCGGGTTGTCAAGAAGGAGAAGGTTCTCATATTTTGCCACAACATTGCACCTGTGAAGTTATTTGTGGAATATTTTGAGAAGTACTTTGGATGGACAAAAGGTAGGGAAGTGTTGGTGCTATCTGGGGAACTAGAGCTGTTTGAAAGGGGGAGAGTAATGGACAAGTTTGAGGAGCCTGGTGGAGTAGCAAAGATACTACTTGCTTCAATCACTGCTTGTGCTGAAGGCATTAGTTTAACAGCTGCTTCAAGAGTGATCATGTTGGACTCAGAGTGGAACCCTTCAAAAACAAAGCAAGCCATTGCCCGCGCCTTTCGCCCTGGTCAGCAGAAAGTTGTTTATGTTTATCAGCTGTTGGTGACAGGTTCATTGGAGGAAGATAAGTACAAAAGAACCACTTGGAAAGAGTGGGTTTCAAGCATGATCTTCAGTGAGGCCTTTGTGGAGGACCCTTCTCAGTGGCAAGCTGAGAAGATTGAAGATTATATACTCAGGGAAATGGTTGCGGAGGACCGGTCTAAATCGTTCCATATGATCATGAAGAATGAAAAAACTTCTACCAACAAATAA